The segment GCTGTCCCAGCGATAGTTTGTGCATTTAGTTTCGCATTGCTAAGAACTATCCAGCCCCGGCGTAAAGAAAATGTGTTTATTTTGTGTTCGGCGCTAGTAACGGGTGGTTTTCTCCTCAATGAAATTTTTCGGATTCACATCTTTCTGCTTGTACAAGCTGGCGTTCATAAGCTGATAACTAGCTTTGTATTCGCCAGTGTTGCCGTAGCATACGGGTTCGCATTCAAAAGGCAAATAAAGTCAACGCCCTATATGCTGCTGTTGAGTGGCATGGGGTTATTGTTCTTTGCGATCGCTATAGATTCTTTAAAGTTACGCGGTGATGGGCTGCCCATCCTGCTAGAGGGCGTACCCAAGTTGTTTAGCGAACTCAATGTTGCACTTTATTTTTGCTATGTGTGCTACGGGGAAGTATTGCGATCGCTCAATCGAAAAGTAGATTCCTCTGTTAATTACTAAGCCTTGAGTGTTGACGAACCAGAAAACGCACCACGAATCGTAAAATACGCGCCAATCGCAACTTACTATGATTGGTAAAAATTTAGCCAAGCCGCCTGGGTGCCGTCCGCCTCTTCCGCGCACCCAAGCGCCTGAACCCTACAAGAATCGCCAGCAAGTGCATCAAGGGAACACATCGACTAGCACAAGCCTTGCATCAAAATGCGTAACGAAACCATTGCAGATTTAAAGTGAGATGCAGATAGATGCCTGAGATCGGGAGAAAATTCGCTCCTTTTTTTAGTATCCACAATCATTAGACCCCTTATAGATGTATTCGGGTACGAATCCGCCAGGGTGCCCGTGTTGCCATCCATACCAATCGCAAGCAACTTCATCGCGTTTCAAGTCGTTGTTGAAGCGGATGCGCTGCAAGCGCAGTTCTAGAAACTGCTCGCGGCTGTGAGTCGAAAGCCACGAACGTCTATAGCTCACAGGTTCAGTGAAAGACTTTTTCAGTAGAAACACAACGCCTTTTCTAGCGTACTGGTAAGCCAATTGCACGATTATATGAACGATGGGCTTACCTCGCTTACCGCCGGGAAGCGGATCGGAGAAGAAGGGCGGATTCCCAATTACCCAATCAAACCCCCCAGTCATGCTCACTATAGACTGCCATGACTGGTGCAAAGTCATATCAAAGTGAAAATCAGCCTGCTGCTGGGCGTCAATGTCGTTGGTAAATACTTGGATGTTATTCGAGAAATCCTTGATGACCTTGGCGATCGCATTGTCTTGAGCGCAGGGTTCCAGAATCACATCCCCATTTTCTAGCGGCAGTCTGGGGAGAAGCTCTGCTGTTGCCCATTCAGGAGTCGGGTAAAACCACAGATGTCCTGATGGTCTCACAACCCTTAGCTGCTCCGTCATAACCATATTATTAACCATGAGATTTTCACGCGCGAGGTGTCACATACCTCTACCAGTATCAGTTCACTGGTTAGAAAATCAATCTGGGGTGGATCGGGGGTGTTTTCTCCCGATGCGCGTCAAGATCGTTGAAAATAGAAAATGGGTGCATTTGTTATGTTCTTTAGTTTTAATGTATATAGTCTTACTCCCCCACCTGCCCTCATCGAGACCGCTGGCAACCTAGTTGCATCTACTTCAGTTTCCACCAATAAGGCTCTTGTAGCCAAAGGATGCAGCGAAGTCAAAAGATGGTATGCGTGGACACGATGCGGTACTGTGACGTGTTGCAAACTATTCATTGCTTGCTCAGATGGGACAATAGTTACTCAAACGGCAGACGCCACCAGGTGCAAATAACGTCTGCCGTACCGGGGATCATCCTCAAACTGGTATCAATAGCTCTACTGCTGGTAACTTCTATGCCGAAAGAACAATCACCAGAGGTTCGCCTCACTGCAATATTGCAGGAACAGCAGAGATTAGTAACCGAGCTAAAGGATGCCTCCCCCGCAAGACAGCTACAAATCCAGGCTGAGATTGTGGCGCTCTCTGAAGAGCAGTCGCACTTGCTTCAGGAAGCTGGGGCAGTTACCTGCTTCATTTTTAGTACCTCTGGGGTACGCGGAACTGGCTGGATAGAAGAAGAGCGAAACTTCGACGGTTCAGTTAGACAGTATCGATACGGTTATTACCGCAGTGGCAAAAGTAACCGCCGATACGTGCCAAAATTGCTGGTGGGCGACGTGCAGCGGATGATTGCATCTGGTGCTAAACCTCCTTCGATTCTTGAGTTCCTAGAAAAAGCCAAGACGCGCGTGGTTACGTCTTAATTTATCAATGGGTGCATCCACTAAACAAAAATATGTCTGGAGACAGAGGAAGCCTGTCAATTTTTCAACAAGCTCTAGACATACACACTAGGAGACATTTTACCCGCGTCTTTAGTTCCTATTACCGTTAAAAAAGCTATGGGCTGCTTTAGTGGGGGGCGATCGCCATACATTAAGTAATAACTCGAATATCTTTATATAAATTTATACAATTAGCCTAATTAAAAAAATTCTTAGCTCAGATGCAATCGTGCCAGAAGCATAAAATCTGTGTATGCCCCTTGAGCAGGCGCATACACAGGTGTGATGCTCCCAGCATTAATAAACGTAGAAGTTATCCTTGATAATTCATAAGAGCATACATTTATGTAAAACTACCCTAAACGACATACAGAAACTGATGCTGATGGATGCAGATGAACTGCTAACGCGCTACGGAGCAGGCGATCGCGATTTTAAAGGGGCAGACTTGATTGGAATGTCCCTCAAGGGAGCGAATTTGAGTGGGGCAAACTTTAGGGAGGGCGCTTTTAGCGAAGCCGATCTAAGTGGAGCCAATCTCAGCGAAGCATTCTTGAATGAGGCATCTCTAAGCGCGGCAAATCTCACGGGGGCTAATCTCAGAGCAGCCAACTTAAATGGAGCGAATCTGTTTAAAGCAAAGCTAAGGGAGGCTGACTTGCGCGGAGCAAATCTAAAAATGGCAGACCTCACCCAGGCAGACCTTACTAACGCTAACTTGGAAGGCGCAAATCTCTGGGGTGCTTCTCTCACGGGAGCAAAACTCGAAGGTACGGTGATGCCTGAACAAGCGGAATGATCTGCACAAATCCACGCCGCTGAAAACTCTACTGTACCAGTGGAATCTCGATAACAAATTCTGTTCCCTGTTCTGGTACAGAATTACACCTGAGATTGCCGTGATGTTTTTCCACAACAATTTGATAACTGATTGCCAGACCTAGACCTGTACCTTTGCCTACAGGTTTGGTGGTAAAGAAGGGGTCAAATATCCGCCCCTTGACTTCTTCACACATCCCAGGCCCATTATCAACAATCCGGATAGCCACCCAGTCGCGGTCTATAACTTCGGTGATAATCCGGATTGTGCTGGGATGTTGTTGCATTTCTGCGGGTGTTATCCCATTTCCTCCACAGCAGTTTCGCTCATTGTTGTAATCATCCAAGGCCTCAATCGCATTAGACAAAAGATTCATGAAAACTTGATTGAGGAGTCCTGCATAACACTCCACCTTGGGCAAATCGCCGTACTCTTTGATCACGCAAATCCCCGGATTTGCAATTCCTTTGGGTTTAATCCGGCTGTGCAGAATTAGCAGCGTACTATCAATACCTTCATGAATATCAACGGGCTTCATCTGAGCCTCGTCAATCCGCGAGAAGTTCCGCAGCGACTGGACAATTTGCCGGATGCGGTCGGCTCCCACTTGCATCGAAGATAGGGTTTTAGGAAAGTCTTCTTTGAGGAAATCGAAATCTATGTTTTCGGCTTCTTCCTCAATCTCAGATATGGGATTGGGGTAGTGTTGCTGGTAGAGCTGTATGAGGTTTAGCAGATCCTGGCCATATTGGCTGGCATGGATGAGA is part of the Microcoleus sp. FACHB-831 genome and harbors:
- a CDS encoding SAM-dependent methyltransferase, with product MRPSGHLWFYPTPEWATAELLPRLPLENGDVILEPCAQDNAIAKVIKDFSNNIQVFTNDIDAQQQADFHFDMTLHQSWQSIVSMTGGFDWVIGNPPFFSDPLPGGKRGKPIVHIIVQLAYQYARKGVVFLLKKSFTEPVSYRRSWLSTHSREQFLELRLQRIRFNNDLKRDEVACDWYGWQHGHPGGFVPEYIYKGSNDCGY
- a CDS encoding pentapeptide repeat-containing protein, giving the protein MLMDADELLTRYGAGDRDFKGADLIGMSLKGANLSGANFREGAFSEADLSGANLSEAFLNEASLSAANLTGANLRAANLNGANLFKAKLREADLRGANLKMADLTQADLTNANLEGANLWGASLTGAKLEGTVMPEQAE
- a CDS encoding sensor histidine kinase, with product MFLSRNSLPAEASSWVERFEKVQRNLINRTQELQLANRDLAKQIAERQLMESALRQAEEKYRSIFENAVEGIFQSTPAGNYISANPALARIYGYDSPEELSENLQDIGRQLYVDPKRREEFLRLLEENDRVSEFESQVYRKDGSIIWISENARAVRDRTGKLLYSEGFVTDITKRKSVEDTLRQSEAKFKQQAEQLEHTLHELQQTQGQLIQSEKMSSLGQLVAGVAHEINNPVNFVCGNLIHASQYGQDLLNLIQLYQQHYPNPISEIEEEAENIDFDFLKEDFPKTLSSMQVGADRIRQIVQSLRNFSRIDEAQMKPVDIHEGIDSTLLILHSRIKPKGIANPGICVIKEYGDLPKVECYAGLLNQVFMNLLSNAIEALDDYNNERNCCGGNGITPAEMQQHPSTIRIITEVIDRDWVAIRIVDNGPGMCEEVKGRIFDPFFTTKPVGKGTGLGLAISYQIVVEKHHGNLRCNSVPEQGTEFVIEIPLVQ